One region of Blattabacterium cuenoti genomic DNA includes:
- the rplQ gene encoding 50S ribosomal protein L17, which translates to MNHRNKNNHLGRKCGHRKSLLSNMASSLIKKKRIFTTLAKAKALRKYIEPIITKSKIKTIHSKRNIFSYLRDKTAVSELFNKNIFEKVRERPGGYTRIIKTGFRFGDQAPFSLIELVDFNEIYTSKKRVKSVRRSRKKIDKKMNNDKN; encoded by the coding sequence ATGAATCATAGAAATAAAAATAATCATTTAGGAAGAAAATGTGGACATCGTAAATCTCTTCTTTCCAATATGGCTTCTTCTCTTATAAAAAAGAAAAGAATTTTTACCACTTTAGCTAAAGCTAAGGCTTTGAGAAAATATATAGAACCTATTATTACAAAATCAAAAATTAAAACAATTCATTCCAAAAGGAATATTTTTTCGTATTTGAGAGATAAAACAGCTGTATCAGAATTATTTAATAAAAACATTTTTGAAAAAGTCCGTGAACGTCCTGGTGGGTATACTAGAATAATAAAGACTGGATTTCGTTTTGGAGATCAAGCTCCTTTTTCTCTTATAGAATTAGTGGATTTTAATGAAATTTATACTTCTAAAAAAAGAGTTAAATCTGTAAGACGTAGCAGAAAAAAAATAGATAAAAAAATGAATAATGATAAAAATTAA
- a CDS encoding DNA-directed RNA polymerase subunit alpha translates to MAILDFVKPDRIAISEFSDNKGIFHLKPLEPGYGITLGNALRRVLLGSLRGFAVTSIRIKGVEYEFSTIKGVIEDVTEIVLNFKKIRFKQNISGTCKEKVNAYVNHGKQVTGKILNKFISGFQILNDDLVICNKDESVPLEISFTIEEGRGYIPAEENKKNNEDSIETIPIDSIFTPIKNVRYTIENCRVGQKTDFENLSLEIKTDGSICPKLALIEASKILIQYFSIFSYEKIGEKKQEEINENKKYNEEFIRMRTLLKSKLSDMDLSVRTKNCLKLASIITIEDLVSCTRNTMLKMRNFGKKSLDELENKMKEKGLYFGMNIEEYKLKES, encoded by the coding sequence ATGGCTATTCTAGACTTTGTAAAACCTGATAGAATTGCAATATCTGAGTTTTCAGATAATAAAGGTATTTTTCATTTAAAACCTTTAGAACCTGGATATGGAATTACATTAGGAAATGCATTAAGAAGAGTTTTATTGGGTTCTCTTAGAGGATTTGCAGTTACTTCTATTAGAATTAAAGGAGTTGAATATGAATTTTCTACTATAAAAGGCGTCATTGAAGATGTAACTGAAATTGTTTTAAATTTCAAAAAAATTCGTTTTAAACAAAACATATCAGGAACTTGTAAAGAAAAAGTAAACGCTTATGTCAATCATGGAAAACAAGTAACAGGAAAAATTTTAAATAAGTTCATTTCTGGATTTCAGATTTTAAATGATGATTTAGTTATTTGTAATAAAGATGAATCAGTTCCTTTAGAAATAAGTTTTACGATTGAAGAGGGAAGGGGTTATATTCCAGCAGAAGAGAATAAAAAAAATAATGAAGATTCAATTGAAACAATTCCTATAGATTCTATTTTTACTCCTATCAAAAATGTAAGATACACGATAGAAAATTGTCGTGTAGGACAGAAAACTGATTTTGAAAATCTTTCATTAGAAATCAAAACAGATGGATCAATCTGTCCAAAATTAGCTTTAATAGAGGCTTCAAAAATATTAATTCAATATTTTTCTATTTTTTCTTATGAAAAAATAGGCGAAAAAAAACAAGAAGAAATTAATGAAAATAAAAAATATAATGAAGAATTTATTCGAATGCGAACATTGTTAAAATCTAAATTAAGTGACATGGATTTATCTGTTCGTACAAAAAATTGCTTAAAATTGGCCTCTATAATTACTATAGAAGATTTAGTGAGTTGTACTAGAAATACTATGTTAAAAATGAGAAATTTTGGAAAAAAATCCCTAGATGAATTAGAAAATAAAATGAAGGAAAAAGGATTATATTTCGGAATGAATATAGAAGAATATAAATTGAAGGAATCATAA
- the rpsD gene encoding 30S ribosomal protein S4 encodes MAKYTGPKTKISRRFGECIYGEDKYFERKKSPSSQHGNNRRRGKRSEYFIQLIEKQKARYTYGILERQFESLFFEAAKKKGITGELLLQACESRLDNIVFRLKFAPSRSSARQIVSHRHIVVNDKVVNIPSFRLKPGDKIGIKEKSKKHPVILNSIHNKKTGPLVEWLILDEKNMFGIFRIMPKRIQIPENIKEQLIVELYSK; translated from the coding sequence ATGGCAAAATATACAGGACCTAAAACTAAAATTTCTAGAAGATTTGGAGAATGTATTTATGGTGAAGATAAATATTTTGAAAGAAAAAAATCCCCATCTAGTCAACATGGAAATAATCGTCGTAGAGGAAAACGTTCAGAATATTTTATTCAATTAATAGAAAAACAAAAAGCGAGATATACTTATGGAATATTGGAACGACAATTTGAAAGTTTATTTTTTGAAGCGGCAAAAAAAAAAGGAATAACCGGAGAATTATTATTACAAGCATGTGAAAGTCGTTTAGATAATATAGTTTTTAGATTAAAATTTGCACCATCTCGATCTTCCGCTCGTCAAATTGTTTCTCATAGACATATTGTTGTTAATGATAAAGTAGTTAATATTCCTTCTTTTAGGTTAAAACCTGGAGATAAAATAGGAATAAAAGAAAAATCCAAAAAACATCCTGTAATATTAAATTCTATACATAATAAAAAAACAGGTCCATTAGTAGAATGGTTAATTTTGGATGAAAAGAACATGTTTGGTATATTTAGAATAATGCCAAAAAGAATACAAATCCCCGAAAATATTAAAGAACAATTAATTGTTGAATTATATTCGAAATAA
- the rpsK gene encoding 30S ribosomal protein S11, with translation MGKSSLGKKRSVVVDSVGEAHIQATFNNIIITLTNKKGDVIAWSSAGKMNFKGSKKNTPYAAQMVAENVAKEGLNAGLKKVEVKVKGPGAGRDAAIRALSNTGIMVTMIKDITPLPHNGCRPPKRRRV, from the coding sequence ATGGGAAAATCATCATTGGGGAAAAAAAGATCAGTAGTAGTTGATTCTGTCGGGGAGGCTCATATTCAAGCTACTTTTAATAATATTATTATAACTTTAACAAATAAAAAAGGAGATGTAATTGCCTGGTCTTCTGCTGGAAAAATGAATTTTAAGGGATCTAAAAAAAATACTCCATATGCTGCTCAAATGGTAGCAGAAAATGTAGCAAAAGAAGGTTTAAATGCTGGACTAAAAAAAGTGGAAGTAAAGGTTAAAGGACCTGGAGCTGGAAGAGATGCGGCTATACGAGCGTTAAGTAACACTGGAATTATGGTTACAATGATTAAGGATATAACTCCCCTTCCCCACAATGGTTGTCGACCTCCTAAAAGGAGAAGAGTTTAA
- the rpsM gene encoding 30S ribosomal protein S13 — MSVRISGVDLPRFKRGVIGLTYLYGIGKSLSKKILNSIGIDENKKVENWSDDDISKIRKYISEYVKIEGELRSEKQFNIKRLMDIGCYVGTRHRKGLPLRGQKTKNNCRTRKGRKKTVANKKKVTK, encoded by the coding sequence ATGTCTGTAAGAATTTCAGGAGTGGATCTTCCTAGATTTAAAAGAGGTGTTATTGGTCTTACTTATTTGTATGGAATAGGAAAAAGTTTGTCAAAAAAAATACTTAACTCTATTGGAATAGATGAAAATAAAAAAGTGGAAAATTGGTCTGATGATGATATCAGTAAAATCAGAAAGTATATATCCGAATATGTAAAGATTGAAGGAGAACTAAGGTCTGAAAAACAATTTAATATTAAACGATTGATGGATATAGGTTGTTATGTAGGAACTAGGCATAGGAAAGGACTTCCATTAAGAGGGCAAAAAACAAAAAATAATTGTAGAACTAGAAAAGGAAGAAAAAAAACTGTAGCAAATAAGAAAAAAGTTACCAAATAA
- the rpmJ gene encoding 50S ribosomal protein L36, which yields MKVRASLKKRTDNCKIVSRKKRLRIINKKNPRFKQKQG from the coding sequence ATGAAAGTAAGAGCATCTTTGAAAAAAAGAACTGATAATTGTAAAATTGTTAGTAGAAAAAAACGTCTTCGTATTATTAATAAAAAAAATCCTAGATTTAAACAAAAACAAGGTTAA
- the infA gene encoding translation initiation factor IF-1 has protein sequence MAKQKHIEVDGTIIESSPNAMFRVELENGCIVKAHISGKMRMHYIKILPGDKVRLEMSSYDLERGRITYRY, from the coding sequence ATGGCTAAACAAAAGCATATTGAAGTTGATGGTACTATTATTGAGTCATCTCCAAATGCAATGTTTCGTGTAGAATTGGAAAATGGATGTATTGTTAAAGCTCATATCTCAGGTAAGATGAGGATGCATTATATAAAAATATTGCCAGGAGATAAAGTTAGATTAGAAATGTCTTCTTATGATTTAGAGAGAGGAAGAATAACTTATAGATATTAA
- the secY gene encoding preprotein translocase subunit SecY, with translation MNNFITTFYNIWNVKELRRKIIITLSLLLVYRFGAYVPLPGINPLGISDFIEKFNSGSKGLMQILSSFTGGAFNRASILALGIMPYISASIIIQLMCIIIPYLQRIQRDGESGRKQISFITRWLTVGICLIQAPVYLISLTQQFIPFYSSKDAYLIDLNTFYGKSMFWIVGIMILTSGTLFTMWLGDKITDKGIGNGISLIIMSGIIARFPNAISKEIFSKLETGNGGLIVLFLEFLLWLLVILFSIIIIQAIRKIPVQYVSHYKSLELDSQLIHKKHQYIPLKMTSAGVMPIIFSQAIMLFPLTFSDYVKNIEIKNFFHLFQDIYGLWYNLTIFILVIVFTFFYTAIAIPVNQMADDLKRNGGHIPRIKPGKETAEYIDHILSTITLPGAVLLAIIAILPSIVFRMGFTQSFALFYGGTSLLIVVGVILDISQQVNIYLLNYHYDELMMVNYRSNRYTR, from the coding sequence ATGAATAATTTTATAACAACTTTTTATAATATTTGGAATGTAAAAGAATTACGAAGAAAAATCATAATAACTTTAAGTTTATTATTAGTATATCGTTTTGGTGCTTATGTTCCTCTTCCAGGAATTAATCCTTTGGGGATTAGTGATTTTATAGAAAAATTTAATTCAGGTTCTAAAGGATTAATGCAGATTTTATCCTCTTTTACAGGAGGAGCTTTTAATCGCGCTTCAATTTTAGCTTTAGGTATTATGCCTTACATATCTGCGTCTATTATAATACAATTAATGTGTATAATTATTCCTTACTTACAAAGAATACAAAGAGATGGAGAAAGTGGGAGAAAACAAATTAGTTTTATTACTAGATGGTTAACGGTAGGAATATGCTTAATACAAGCTCCTGTATATCTTATTTCTTTAACTCAACAATTTATTCCTTTTTATTCATCTAAGGACGCTTATTTAATTGACTTAAATACTTTTTATGGAAAAAGTATGTTTTGGATTGTAGGAATAATGATTTTAACTTCTGGAACTTTATTTACTATGTGGTTAGGAGATAAAATAACAGATAAAGGAATAGGAAATGGAATTTCCTTAATTATTATGTCTGGAATAATAGCGCGCTTTCCAAATGCCATAAGTAAAGAAATTTTTAGTAAATTAGAAACTGGAAATGGAGGATTAATAGTCTTATTTCTTGAATTTTTGTTATGGTTATTAGTTATTTTATTTTCTATTATAATCATTCAAGCGATTAGAAAAATTCCAGTACAATATGTTTCTCATTATAAATCTTTAGAATTAGATTCTCAATTAATTCATAAGAAACATCAATATATTCCACTAAAAATGACATCAGCTGGTGTTATGCCGATTATATTTTCTCAAGCTATTATGCTGTTTCCATTAACTTTTTCTGATTATGTAAAAAATATCGAAATTAAAAACTTTTTTCATCTTTTTCAAGACATTTATGGTTTATGGTATAATTTAACTATTTTTATACTAGTTATAGTTTTTACTTTCTTTTATACAGCTATTGCTATTCCAGTAAATCAAATGGCTGACGACTTGAAAAGAAATGGAGGACATATTCCCAGAATTAAACCTGGAAAAGAAACTGCAGAATACATAGATCATATTTTGTCAACAATAACATTACCTGGAGCCGTTTTATTGGCAATCATAGCAATACTTCCATCTATAGTTTTCCGTATGGGATTTACTCAGAGTTTTGCATTATTTTATGGAGGAACTTCATTACTAATCGTAGTAGGAGTAATTTTAGATATTTCACAACAAGTTAACATATATCTGTTGAACTATCATTATGATGAATTAATGATGGTGAACTATCGTAGTAATAGATATACTAGATAA
- the rplO gene encoding 50S ribosomal protein L15, which produces MDKTCLNINSLHPNNGSKKGRLRLGRGQGSGKGRTCGRGHKGAKSRSGFSKKKGFEGGQMPLQRRIPKFGFKGKTCRKKIVGINLDTIQNCIDQKKENNNNIVNKEFLLKKNLVKKNSIVKILGRGELHTPLEIYAHKFSKKALHSIKKIGGKVMFI; this is translated from the coding sequence ATGGATAAAACTTGCTTAAATATTAATTCTTTACATCCAAATAATGGATCTAAAAAAGGTAGATTAAGATTAGGAAGAGGACAAGGTTCTGGTAAGGGAAGAACTTGTGGAAGAGGACATAAAGGCGCAAAATCTAGATCTGGTTTTTCTAAAAAAAAAGGATTTGAAGGAGGACAAATGCCTCTTCAAAGAAGAATTCCTAAATTTGGATTTAAAGGTAAAACTTGCAGAAAAAAAATTGTTGGAATTAATTTAGACACGATTCAAAACTGCATTGATCAAAAAAAAGAAAATAATAATAATATTGTAAATAAAGAATTTTTATTGAAAAAAAATTTAGTTAAGAAAAACAGTATCGTAAAAATTTTAGGGAGAGGAGAACTTCATACTCCATTAGAAATATATGCACACAAATTTAGCAAAAAAGCTTTACATTCTATAAAAAAAATAGGAGGAAAAGTTATGTTTATATGA
- the rpsE gene encoding 30S ribosomal protein S5 — protein sequence MSEKKIKYTGLELKEKLVGVTRVCKVTKGRRYFSFSAIVIKGNENGIVGYGFGKSKEAPDAIHKAGEQAKRSLYKVCISNGTIPHEQEAKYGGARVLIKPASDGTGIIAGGPLRAVLEAVGLRNVLSKSKGSSNHHNVIKATIKALSNIRDVHVIAKQRGITTKKVYNG from the coding sequence ATGTCTGAAAAGAAAATAAAATATACAGGATTAGAATTGAAAGAAAAACTAGTTGGAGTTACAAGAGTGTGTAAGGTTACTAAAGGAAGAAGATATTTTAGTTTTAGCGCTATTGTTATTAAAGGAAATGAAAACGGAATAGTCGGTTATGGTTTCGGAAAATCTAAAGAAGCTCCTGATGCCATTCATAAAGCTGGAGAACAGGCAAAAAGAAGTCTTTATAAAGTATGTATTTCTAATGGGACTATTCCTCATGAGCAAGAAGCTAAATATGGGGGAGCACGTGTTCTTATTAAACCAGCTTCTGATGGAACAGGAATCATTGCTGGTGGACCTTTAAGAGCTGTTTTGGAAGCTGTAGGATTGAGAAATGTTTTATCTAAATCTAAGGGATCATCTAATCATCACAATGTTATAAAGGCTACTATTAAAGCATTAAGTAATATAAGAGATGTTCATGTTATAGCAAAACAGAGAGGAATTACTACAAAAAAAGTGTATAATGGATAA
- the rplR gene encoding 50S ribosomal protein L18, protein MKNKKSKKIFGYPFRPRISVFRSNKEIYAQIIDDLSGKTLVSSSSVEKDFIKNKKNKTELANEVGKLLGNRAKKLKIKKLVFDKGKYLYHGRVKSLADGIRETGLEF, encoded by the coding sequence ATGAAAAATAAAAAATCGAAAAAAATTTTTGGATATCCATTCAGACCTAGAATTTCTGTTTTTAGAAGTAATAAAGAAATATATGCACAAATAATAGATGATTTATCTGGAAAGACTTTAGTTTCTTCTTCTTCAGTAGAAAAGGATTTTATAAAAAATAAAAAAAATAAAACGGAATTAGCTAATGAGGTAGGTAAATTATTAGGAAACAGAGCAAAAAAATTGAAAATAAAGAAACTAGTATTTGATAAAGGAAAATATTTGTATCATGGTCGGGTAAAATCTCTAGCTGATGGAATTAGAGAGACAGGGTTAGAATTTTAA
- the rplF gene encoding 50S ribosomal protein L6, translating to MSRIGKKPIFIPNDVNIEITDEKILVKGYLGSLSQKISKEIQLKLNNNQLLILRNQENKKSKSLHGLYNILIRNMIIGVTKGFQKKLELVGVGYRASYNGEILDLNLGFSHNIMIQLPKEINIEIQSEKSKNTIIILKSYDKQLLGIIAAKIRSFRVPEPYKGKGIRYFGEEVRRKTGKSA from the coding sequence ATGTCTAGAATTGGAAAAAAACCTATTTTCATTCCTAATGATGTAAATATAGAAATTACTGATGAAAAAATATTAGTTAAAGGATATTTAGGGAGCTTAAGTCAAAAAATTTCAAAAGAAATCCAATTAAAATTAAATAATAATCAATTATTGATTTTGAGAAATCAAGAAAATAAAAAATCTAAATCTTTACATGGTTTATATAATATATTAATCAGAAATATGATTATAGGAGTTACAAAAGGATTTCAAAAAAAATTGGAGTTAGTAGGAGTTGGATACAGGGCTTCTTATAATGGAGAAATTTTAGATTTAAATTTGGGATTTTCTCATAATATTATGATACAACTTCCTAAAGAAATTAATATAGAGATTCAATCTGAAAAAAGTAAAAATACCATCATTATTCTAAAATCATATGATAAACAATTATTAGGTATAATAGCCGCAAAAATTAGATCTTTTAGAGTACCAGAACCTTATAAAGGAAAAGGGATCAGATATTTTGGAGAAGAAGTTCGAAGAAAAACAGGTAAATCTGCTTAG
- the rpsH gene encoding 30S ribosomal protein S8: MYMDVIADFITRIRNASLAKHKIIEVSSSKIKKEIVRVLLENGYILGYKTEDNKKIIKIALKYYKEKTSVIQKIIRISKPGLRKYCKYKNIPRVLNGLGIAIISTSSGIITDKQAKKKKIGGEILCYVY; this comes from the coding sequence ATATATATGGATGTAATCGCTGATTTTATAACTAGAATTAGAAATGCTAGTTTAGCAAAACATAAAATTATTGAGGTATCATCTTCTAAAATAAAAAAAGAAATCGTTCGTGTTTTATTAGAAAATGGATATATTTTAGGTTATAAAACAGAAGACAATAAAAAAATAATAAAAATAGCTTTAAAATATTATAAAGAAAAAACTTCTGTTATTCAAAAAATTATTAGAATCAGTAAACCAGGATTAAGAAAATATTGTAAATATAAAAATATCCCTAGAGTGTTAAATGGGTTAGGGATTGCTATAATTTCTACCTCCAGTGGAATTATCACAGATAAACAAGCGAAAAAGAAAAAAATAGGAGGAGAAATATTATGTTATGTGTATTGA
- the rpsN gene encoding 30S ribosomal protein S14 — protein sequence MAKESVKARQRKREKMVLKYANKRKALKKAGNYELLQKLPKNASPVRLRNRCSITGRCRGYMRQFGVSRIVFRNLVSQGLIPGVKKASW from the coding sequence ATGGCTAAAGAATCTGTTAAAGCAAGACAAAGAAAAAGAGAAAAAATGGTTTTGAAATATGCGAATAAAAGAAAAGCTTTAAAAAAAGCTGGAAATTATGAATTATTGCAAAAATTGCCTAAAAATGCTTCTCCTGTTCGTTTAAGAAATAGATGTTCTATTACTGGAAGGTGTAGAGGATATATGCGTCAGTTTGGAGTATCTCGTATTGTTTTTAGAAATTTAGTTTCTCAAGGACTTATTCCTGGGGTAAAAAAAGCAAGTTGGTAA
- the rplE gene encoding 50S ribosomal protein L5: MIYKSNLQKFYQEKIVPSLIKKFGYNSIMEVPKLKKIVVHQGVGSSVLDKKIIDHSMNEITNITGQKAIFCYSKHDESGFKLRKGMPIGVKVTLRRVKMYEFLERLIVVSLPRVRDFNGVKKSSFDNHGNYNMGIVEQLIYPEINIDKIKKNMGMNITFVTSAKKNEEAQSLLSLFGIPFKKNK, from the coding sequence ATGATTTATAAATCAAACTTACAAAAGTTTTATCAAGAAAAAATAGTTCCTAGTTTAATAAAAAAATTTGGATATAATTCTATTATGGAAGTTCCTAAATTAAAAAAAATAGTAGTTCATCAGGGGGTTGGTTCTTCCGTTTTAGATAAAAAAATAATAGATCATTCTATGAATGAAATAACAAATATTACAGGACAAAAAGCTATTTTTTGTTATTCTAAACATGACGAATCTGGATTTAAGCTTAGAAAAGGAATGCCTATAGGAGTTAAAGTTACTTTAAGAAGAGTAAAGATGTACGAATTTTTGGAAAGACTTATTGTAGTTTCTCTACCTAGAGTAAGAGATTTTAATGGAGTCAAAAAAAGTAGTTTTGATAATCATGGAAATTATAATATGGGGATTGTAGAGCAGTTGATTTATCCTGAAATAAATATTGATAAAATCAAAAAAAATATGGGAATGAATATAACGTTTGTTACTTCTGCAAAAAAAAATGAGGAAGCTCAAAGTCTTTTATCTTTATTTGGAATACCTTTTAAAAAAAATAAATAA
- the rplX gene encoding 50S ribosomal protein L24 — MKKIKKEDKVLILSGNYKGIEGMIVKVFYKKNKAIVRGINMIKRHTKPTPKRPKGGIIKKEAPIHLSNLKKIK, encoded by the coding sequence ATGAAAAAAATAAAAAAAGAAGATAAAGTATTAATTTTATCAGGAAATTACAAGGGAATTGAAGGAATGATCGTAAAAGTTTTTTATAAAAAAAATAAAGCTATTGTACGTGGTATAAATATGATAAAAAGACATACAAAACCTACTCCAAAAAGACCTAAAGGAGGAATTATAAAAAAAGAAGCCCCCATACATCTATCTAATTTAAAAAAAATTAAATAG
- the rplN gene encoding 50S ribosomal protein L14: MLQQESRCKVSDNTGAKEVLIIRVLGGSKKRYALLGDTIVVTIKVATSKGSTVKKGQVCKAVIIRTKNRTRRKDGSYISFDDNACVLINASGEIMGTRVFGPVARELREKEYMKIISLAQEVL; this comes from the coding sequence ATGTTGCAACAAGAATCTAGATGTAAAGTATCGGATAATACAGGAGCTAAAGAAGTTTTAATTATCAGAGTTTTAGGTGGATCTAAAAAAAGATACGCTTTATTAGGTGATACAATAGTAGTTACTATAAAAGTAGCAACTTCTAAGGGTAGTACAGTTAAAAAGGGTCAAGTTTGTAAAGCTGTGATAATTAGAACAAAAAATAGAACTAGAAGAAAAGATGGATCTTATATAAGTTTTGATGATAACGCTTGTGTATTAATTAATGCTTCTGGAGAGATAATGGGAACAAGAGTTTTTGGTCCAGTAGCAAGAGAACTTAGGGAAAAAGAATATATGAAAATTATTTCTTTAGCACAGGAAGTTTTGTAA
- the rpsQ gene encoding 30S ribosomal protein S17 — MKKKCESDKNIRNSRKQREGVVVSDKMDKTIIVYEMKKMKHKYYGKSITKNKKYMVHDEKNISKNGDKVKIMEMRPMSKRKCWRLVSILEKSDM, encoded by the coding sequence ATGAAAAAAAAATGTGAATCTGATAAAAACATCCGGAATTCTAGAAAGCAAAGGGAAGGAGTAGTTGTTAGTGACAAAATGGATAAAACTATTATTGTATATGAAATGAAAAAAATGAAGCATAAATATTATGGAAAAAGTATAACAAAAAACAAAAAGTATATGGTTCATGATGAAAAAAATATATCTAAAAATGGAGATAAAGTAAAAATTATGGAAATGCGTCCTATGAGTAAAAGAAAATGTTGGAGATTAGTCTCTATTTTGGAAAAATCTGATATGTAA
- the rpmC gene encoding 50S ribosomal protein L29, with protein MNSLNVKNLSVRDLMNQIDKDQRNFQNLKFNHHIKMIKNPIKIKFLRRKIAKLKTEYNKRINEKKM; from the coding sequence ATGAATAGTTTAAACGTGAAAAATTTGTCAGTTCGTGATTTGATGAATCAAATTGATAAGGATCAAAGAAATTTTCAAAATTTAAAATTTAATCATCATATTAAGATGATCAAAAATCCTATAAAAATTAAATTTCTTAGAAGAAAGATTGCTAAATTAAAAACTGAATACAATAAAAGAATAAATGAAAAAAAAATGTGA
- the rplP gene encoding 50S ribosomal protein L16: MLQPKKTKYKKKQKGRIRGNAKKGIFLSRGLYGIKALEGAWITSRQLEAARVAATRYMKREGQLWINIFPDKPATKKPQEVRMGKGKGPVEFWVSVVKPGRILFEINGVEMDVAKEALRLAAQKLPIKMKFIFSNEVKS; encoded by the coding sequence ATGTTACAACCAAAAAAAACAAAATATAAAAAAAAACAAAAAGGAAGAATTCGTGGAAATGCTAAAAAAGGAATATTTCTTTCTAGAGGATTATATGGAATTAAAGCTTTAGAAGGGGCTTGGATAACTTCTAGACAACTAGAAGCTGCTAGAGTTGCTGCTACAAGATACATGAAAAGAGAAGGACAATTATGGATAAATATTTTTCCTGATAAACCTGCTACGAAAAAACCACAAGAAGTACGTATGGGAAAAGGAAAAGGTCCTGTTGAATTTTGGGTATCTGTAGTTAAACCTGGTAGAATTTTATTTGAAATAAATGGTGTGGAAATGGATGTAGCTAAAGAGGCGTTAAGATTAGCTGCTCAAAAACTTCCTATAAAAATGAAATTCATTTTTTCTAATGAAGTAAAATCATGA
- the rpsC gene encoding 30S ribosomal protein S3: MGQKTNPIVNRLGIITGWQSSWCNNYRDRIQEDFKVRRYIEARFPKGIVSRIIIERTLKFITITIRTSRPALVIGKRGDEVDTVRKELKKLTKKEVQINISEVKRPELDAPLVAKGLVRQLENRISYKKAIKLSILSAIRMNAQGIRVQISGRLNGSEMARCETYKEGRISLGTFRADVDYHMSVAHTVYGSIGIKVWIMKGEIYGKRELSPLLGIQKKQRGHKSYHFNRKKNK, encoded by the coding sequence ATGGGACAAAAAACAAATCCAATTGTGAATCGCCTAGGAATTATAACCGGATGGCAATCCAGTTGGTGTAATAATTATAGAGATAGAATACAAGAAGATTTTAAAGTAAGAAGATATATAGAAGCTAGATTTCCAAAAGGAATTGTTTCTCGCATTATTATAGAGAGAACTTTAAAATTTATAACAATTACTATAAGAACATCAAGACCAGCACTTGTTATAGGGAAAAGAGGAGATGAAGTAGATACAGTAAGAAAAGAATTGAAAAAACTTACTAAAAAAGAAGTTCAAATCAATATTTCTGAAGTCAAACGTCCTGAATTAGATGCTCCATTGGTTGCTAAAGGTTTAGTTAGACAATTAGAAAATCGTATTTCTTATAAAAAAGCTATTAAATTGTCTATTCTTTCTGCTATAAGAATGAATGCTCAAGGTATAAGAGTTCAGATTTCTGGAAGACTTAATGGATCAGAAATGGCAAGATGTGAAACTTATAAAGAAGGAAGAATCTCTCTTGGAACTTTTCGTGCTGATGTAGATTATCATATGTCGGTTGCTCATACTGTTTATGGAAGTATAGGAATTAAAGTATGGATAATGAAAGGAGAAATATATGGGAAAAGAGAATTATCTCCATTATTGGGGATTCAAAAAAAACAAAGAGGACATAAATCCTATCATTTTAACAGAAAAAAAAACAAATAA